In Gambusia affinis linkage group LG06, SWU_Gaff_1.0, whole genome shotgun sequence, one DNA window encodes the following:
- the LOC122832618 gene encoding tumor necrosis factor receptor superfamily member 19-like isoform X2, with the protein MFWRLPHSLSLLLTAHIIFSALIGVGAMEESRECREQEYKDRFGNCKPCKQCDAGQELSKECGFGYGEDARCVPCRSSRFKEDRSLQKCKPCLDCGLINRFQKGNCSTTSNAVCGDCLPGFYRKTKLSGFQDMECIPCGDPPPPYEPNCSGRVNLVPLPSVVTSPRDVALAAVICSALATVLLALLVLCVIYCKRQLLEKKPSASSLRSQDCPYSGAELSCMDARWLHDFPHRTCCQCHLDSGHHCGPVHLNPSLCCDESCSLGRSQNVSPFQSQMSLSDENRRLHEEDTPMWLEGHTEPECVGEDEMTGSVGSPEYLELPLCGVDPAGGSEEGGEEREGLREYSCERRREDCSDTVTDALLPKQQGQTQEG; encoded by the exons ATGTTTTGGAGGCTTCCACACAGCTTGTCGCTCCTGCTAACTGCACATATCATCTTCTCAGCTTTG ATCGGCGTGGGAGCCatggaggagagcagagagtGCAGAGAGCAGGAGTACAAGGACCGCTTTGGGAACTGCAAACCCTGCAAACAGTGTGATGCAGGACAGGAGCTTTCTAAG GAATGTGGCTTTGGTTATGGAGAGGATGCCCGGTGCGTGCCTTGTCGGAGCAGCCGCTTCAAAGAGGACCGGAGCCTGCAGAAGTGCAAACCCTGTCTGGACTGTGGCCTCATCAACCGCTTCCAGAAGGGCAACTGCTCCACCACCAGCAACGCCGTGTGTGGCGACTGTCTACCAGG ATTTTataggaaaacaaaattaagtgGATTCCAGGACATGGAGTgcataccttgtggggaccctCCGCCGCCATATGAGCCCAACT GTAGTGGGCGTGTGAACCTGGTGCCTCTGCCCTCCGTGGTGACGAGTCCTCGTGACGTGGCGCTGGCTGCAGTCATCTGCAGCGCTCTGGCTACGGTCCTGCTGGCGCTGCTGGTTCTGTGCGTCATCTACTGCAAGAGGCAGCTGCTGGAGAAGAAGCCCAGCG CTTCCTCTCTGAGGTCTCAGGACTGTCCCTACAGCGGGGCAGAGCTCTCCTGTATGGACGCCCGCTGGCTCCACGACTTCCCCCACAGAACCTGCTGCCAGTGCCACCTGGACTCCGGACACCACTGTG GTCCAGTACACCTGAACCCCTCTCTGTGCTGTGATGAGAGCTGTAGTTTGGGCCGCAGCCAGAATGTCAGTCCTTTCCAGTCACAGATGAGCCTCAGTGATGA AAATAGACGCCTACATGAAGAAGATACTCCAATGTGGCTGGAAGGCCACACAGAGCCTGAGTGTGTGGGAGAGGACGAAATGACAGGAAGTGTTGGGTCTCCTGAATACTTGGAGCTTCCTCTCTGTGGAGTCGACCCAGCAGGAGGAAgtgaggagggaggagaggaaaggGAAGGATTGAGGGAGTATTCATGtgaaaggaggagagaggacTGCAGTGACACTGTGACTGATGCACTTCTTCCTAAGCAGCAAGGGCAAACGCAGGAAG GGTGA
- the LOC122832618 gene encoding tumor necrosis factor receptor superfamily member 19-like isoform X3, which produces MDYVFKCTEKLEGYFKSCPSLCACRSARGVVDRATCVNHLLFRTRQRSLKRESTTGVLSLNSSAHFIRLQQKGSGRVNLVPLPSVVTSPRDVALAAVICSALATVLLALLVLCVIYCKRQLLEKKPSASSLRSQDCPYSGAELSCMDARWLHDFPHRTCCQCHLDSGHHCGPVHLNPSLCCDESCSLGRSQNVSPFQSQMSLSDENRRLHEEDTPMWLEGHTEPECVGEDEMTGSVGSPEYLELPLCGVDPAGGSEEGGEEREGLREYSCERRREDCSDTVTDALLPKQQGQTQEALCPG; this is translated from the exons ATGGACTATGTTTTCAAATGCACAGAGAAACTTGAGGGGTATTTTAAAAGCTGTCCTAGCTTGTGTGCCTGTCGAAGTGCAAGAGGGGTGGTAGATAGAGCAACGTGTGTAAATCATCTTCTGTTCAGAACAAGACAGAGGTCGTTAAAGAGGGAATCCACCACAGGCGTTTTGTCTTTGAACTCCTCTGCTCATTTCATTAGGCTTCAGCAGAAAG GTAGTGGGCGTGTGAACCTGGTGCCTCTGCCCTCCGTGGTGACGAGTCCTCGTGACGTGGCGCTGGCTGCAGTCATCTGCAGCGCTCTGGCTACGGTCCTGCTGGCGCTGCTGGTTCTGTGCGTCATCTACTGCAAGAGGCAGCTGCTGGAGAAGAAGCCCAGCG CTTCCTCTCTGAGGTCTCAGGACTGTCCCTACAGCGGGGCAGAGCTCTCCTGTATGGACGCCCGCTGGCTCCACGACTTCCCCCACAGAACCTGCTGCCAGTGCCACCTGGACTCCGGACACCACTGTG GTCCAGTACACCTGAACCCCTCTCTGTGCTGTGATGAGAGCTGTAGTTTGGGCCGCAGCCAGAATGTCAGTCCTTTCCAGTCACAGATGAGCCTCAGTGATGA AAATAGACGCCTACATGAAGAAGATACTCCAATGTGGCTGGAAGGCCACACAGAGCCTGAGTGTGTGGGAGAGGACGAAATGACAGGAAGTGTTGGGTCTCCTGAATACTTGGAGCTTCCTCTCTGTGGAGTCGACCCAGCAGGAGGAAgtgaggagggaggagaggaaaggGAAGGATTGAGGGAGTATTCATGtgaaaggaggagagaggacTGCAGTGACACTGTGACTGATGCACTTCTTCCTAAGCAGCAAGGGCAAACGCAGGAAG ctctctgcCCAGGGTGA
- the LOC122832618 gene encoding tumor necrosis factor receptor superfamily member 19-like isoform X1, translated as MFWRLPHSLSLLLTAHIIFSALIGVGAMEESRECREQEYKDRFGNCKPCKQCDAGQELSKECGFGYGEDARCVPCRSSRFKEDRSLQKCKPCLDCGLINRFQKGNCSTTSNAVCGDCLPGFYRKTKLSGFQDMECIPCGDPPPPYEPNCSGRVNLVPLPSVVTSPRDVALAAVICSALATVLLALLVLCVIYCKRQLLEKKPSASSLRSQDCPYSGAELSCMDARWLHDFPHRTCCQCHLDSGHHCGPVHLNPSLCCDESCSLGRSQNVSPFQSQMSLSDENRRLHEEDTPMWLEGHTEPECVGEDEMTGSVGSPEYLELPLCGVDPAGGSEEGGEEREGLREYSCERRREDCSDTVTDALLPKQQGQTQEALCPG; from the exons ATGTTTTGGAGGCTTCCACACAGCTTGTCGCTCCTGCTAACTGCACATATCATCTTCTCAGCTTTG ATCGGCGTGGGAGCCatggaggagagcagagagtGCAGAGAGCAGGAGTACAAGGACCGCTTTGGGAACTGCAAACCCTGCAAACAGTGTGATGCAGGACAGGAGCTTTCTAAG GAATGTGGCTTTGGTTATGGAGAGGATGCCCGGTGCGTGCCTTGTCGGAGCAGCCGCTTCAAAGAGGACCGGAGCCTGCAGAAGTGCAAACCCTGTCTGGACTGTGGCCTCATCAACCGCTTCCAGAAGGGCAACTGCTCCACCACCAGCAACGCCGTGTGTGGCGACTGTCTACCAGG ATTTTataggaaaacaaaattaagtgGATTCCAGGACATGGAGTgcataccttgtggggaccctCCGCCGCCATATGAGCCCAACT GTAGTGGGCGTGTGAACCTGGTGCCTCTGCCCTCCGTGGTGACGAGTCCTCGTGACGTGGCGCTGGCTGCAGTCATCTGCAGCGCTCTGGCTACGGTCCTGCTGGCGCTGCTGGTTCTGTGCGTCATCTACTGCAAGAGGCAGCTGCTGGAGAAGAAGCCCAGCG CTTCCTCTCTGAGGTCTCAGGACTGTCCCTACAGCGGGGCAGAGCTCTCCTGTATGGACGCCCGCTGGCTCCACGACTTCCCCCACAGAACCTGCTGCCAGTGCCACCTGGACTCCGGACACCACTGTG GTCCAGTACACCTGAACCCCTCTCTGTGCTGTGATGAGAGCTGTAGTTTGGGCCGCAGCCAGAATGTCAGTCCTTTCCAGTCACAGATGAGCCTCAGTGATGA AAATAGACGCCTACATGAAGAAGATACTCCAATGTGGCTGGAAGGCCACACAGAGCCTGAGTGTGTGGGAGAGGACGAAATGACAGGAAGTGTTGGGTCTCCTGAATACTTGGAGCTTCCTCTCTGTGGAGTCGACCCAGCAGGAGGAAgtgaggagggaggagaggaaaggGAAGGATTGAGGGAGTATTCATGtgaaaggaggagagaggacTGCAGTGACACTGTGACTGATGCACTTCTTCCTAAGCAGCAAGGGCAAACGCAGGAAG ctctctgcCCAGGGTGA